One genomic region from Bombus huntii isolate Logan2020A unplaced genomic scaffold, iyBomHunt1.1 ctg00000057.1, whole genome shotgun sequence encodes:
- the LOC126875775 gene encoding unconventional myosin-XVIIIa-like, with protein MSKKSEDTSSVSPMATGVDPSIRAILDAMQKQNEIKLRKLLKETIKAATSRSYQGAHDPKLNNKIKGFVTEKLERFHDNKSIACAECSVSMCTKNASNVTITFRTPQAPRKHNQDQTRSSSKVKLRELITANDQKLNYDPEHQLADLQVECSDKDRTTQELEKHIEDMKEEVQKLELQHDEVEIEGKVKDMNEQNNFLRKELENVQKLSKDEELGDIIKLHDEEKYKLIQHWCSVECQTVIKGYIDGKVHKESSETESIKNAAINEVEQEIINKDPQIDDQCKKKKKKDEKFQEEQAENTTEIGDHSRYAVSAQQHEDDLKQLVGFKKQLEKKLADAYEEVEEQRQVVGQWKRRVQSLNGEMHDLRLLLEEQTARNNLLEKKQRKFDSETQNLMNDLRQEKAQRKRLAREKEIAIAE; from the exons ATGAGCAAAAAATCAGAAGACACATCTTCTGTTAGCCCTATGGCTACTGGTGTGGATCCAAGTATTCGGGCCATACTAGACGCTATGCAGAAGCAGAACGAAATCAAGTTAAGAAAACTGTTAAAGGAGACTATTAAAGCAGCGACTAGTCGGAGTTATCAGG GGGCGCATGatccaaaattaaataataaaataaaaggttTTGTTACTGAAAAGTTAGAGAGATTTCATGACAACAAAAGCATTGCCTGTGCAGAGTGCAGTGTATCAATGTGCACTAAAAATGCAAGCAACGTGACGATTACTTTTAGAACACCACAAGCACCACGAAAACACAATCAAGACCAAACAAGATCAAGTTCAAAAGTGAAGTTACGTGAGCTTATTACtgctaacgaccaaaaattgaattacgatcccgAGCATCAACTCGCTGATCTTCAAGTAGAATGTTCCGACAAAGACAGGACGACACAAGAGCTCGAGAAGCACATAGAGGACATGAAGgaggaagtgcaaaaattagaattacAACACGacga GGTAGAAATTGAAGGTAAAGTAAAAGATATgaacgaacaaaataattttcttagaaaagaaCTGGAAAACGTCCAAAAACTTTCCAAAGAT GAAGAATTAGgtgatataataaaacttcatgatgaagaaaaatataaactgatACAGCATTGGTGTTCTGTAGAATGTCAAACTGTCATAAAGGGTTACATTGATGGAAAAGtgca TAAGGAAAGTAGTGAGACAGAGAGCATAAAGAACGCTGCGATTAATGAAGTAgaacaagaaataataaataaggacCCACAAATTGATGatcaatgtaaaaaaaaaaaaaaaaaagatgagaaatttcaagaagagcAAGCAGAGAATACAACTGAGATTGGAGATCATTCAAGATATGCAG tgaGTGCCCAGCAACATGAGGATGATCTTAAGCAACTGGTTGGATTTAAGAAGCAATTGGAGAAGAAATTAGCTGATGCTTACGAAGAGGTCGAGGAACAACGTCAGGTTGTTGGACAATGGAAACGACGCGTGCAAAGTCTGAATGGCGAGATGCACGACTTGAGACTACTGTTGGAAGAACAAACAGCTAGGAATAATCTTCTGGAAAAGAAACAGCGCAAATTTGATTCAGAAACTCAGAATCTAATGAACGATCTGCGGCAAGAGAAAGCGCAACGTAAAAGATTAgctagagaaaaagaaatcgcgATCGCGGA